In a single window of the Tissierellales bacterium genome:
- the dusB gene encoding tRNA dihydrouridine synthase DusB: MKIGNVEIDNPIFLAPMAGITDGAFRILCREMGAGLVVTEMVSGKGLYYNDEKTQSLTKINLRERPVALQIFGSEPLIMSKVVEKYVNPREDIDILDINMGCPAPKIVKNGDGSALLKSPSLVKKIVKEIVKVSTKPVTVKIRTGWDSSSINALEISKILEAEGVSAITIHGRTREMFYTGDADWEIIKEVKDHVNIPVIGNGDLFTSEDVYNIFKYTGCDGIAIGRGSRGNPWIFKESIDLLKGETVSYPTKEEKLNMIIKHLDLISCIKGEKIGVKEMRKHIAWYVKGMENSASFKNEINKIESRKEMENVLYRYFRNT; encoded by the coding sequence TTGAAAATAGGAAATGTAGAAATAGACAATCCTATCTTTTTAGCACCAATGGCAGGGATTACAGATGGAGCCTTTCGAATATTATGTAGGGAAATGGGAGCTGGATTAGTAGTTACAGAAATGGTTAGTGGAAAAGGTCTGTACTATAATGATGAGAAAACCCAAAGCTTAACAAAAATAAATTTAAGGGAAAGACCAGTAGCTTTACAAATATTTGGTTCAGAACCGTTAATAATGTCTAAGGTTGTTGAGAAGTATGTTAATCCAAGAGAAGATATAGATATTTTAGATATTAATATGGGATGTCCAGCACCTAAGATAGTTAAAAATGGTGATGGAAGTGCCCTTTTAAAAAGTCCATCTTTAGTAAAGAAAATAGTAAAAGAAATAGTAAAAGTTTCAACAAAGCCTGTAACAGTAAAAATTAGAACAGGTTGGGATTCTTCCAGTATAAATGCTTTAGAAATATCAAAAATATTAGAAGCAGAAGGAGTAAGTGCTATTACTATACATGGAAGGACTAGAGAAATGTTTTATACTGGAGATGCAGATTGGGAAATTATAAAAGAAGTAAAGGATCATGTTAATATACCAGTAATAGGGAATGGGGATTTGTTTACTTCAGAAGATGTATATAATATATTTAAATATACAGGTTGTGATGGTATAGCTATAGGCAGAGGTTCAAGAGGGAATCCATGGATTTTTAAAGAATCAATTGATCTTTTAAAAGGAGAAACTGTGTCCTACCCTACCAAGGAAGAGAAGTTAAATATGATTATAAAACATTTAGATTTAATTTCTTGTATTAAAGGTGAGAAGATAGGGGTAAAAGAAATGAGAAAGCATATAGCATGGTATGTAAAAGGAATGGAGAACTCAGCTTCATTTAAAAATGAAATAAATAAAATAGAAAGTAGAAAAGAAATGGAGAATGTACTTTATAGGTATTTTAGGAATACCTAA
- a CDS encoding type III pantothenate kinase: MLLVIDVGNTNVVFGLYKDGQLFDDWRIATNKNKTSDEYGLLFEQIFKYHGLCSRDVDDVIISSVVPTLMYTLEAMAIKYFKCNPLVVGPGVKTGMNIKYDNPKEVGADRIVNAVAAYEKYGGPVIVVDFGTAITFCAISKKGDYLGGTIAPGIKISSEALFTRTAKLPKVEIAKPESVIGKNTINSIQSGLVYGYIGLVDYIIERMIDELEEDGRVDTVIGTGGFSKLIASESRYINKIDNLLTLEGLRIIYERNK; encoded by the coding sequence GTGCTATTAGTAATTGATGTAGGAAATACAAACGTAGTATTTGGTCTTTATAAAGATGGACAATTATTTGATGATTGGCGAATAGCTACAAATAAAAATAAAACTTCAGATGAATATGGGTTGCTATTTGAACAAATATTTAAATATCACGGACTTTGTTCTCGGGATGTAGACGATGTAATAATATCGTCAGTAGTTCCTACTTTAATGTATACATTAGAAGCTATGGCAATTAAATACTTTAAATGTAATCCATTAGTTGTAGGACCAGGAGTTAAAACTGGAATGAATATTAAATATGATAATCCAAAAGAAGTAGGAGCAGATAGAATTGTAAATGCTGTAGCAGCCTATGAAAAATATGGTGGGCCTGTTATAGTAGTAGACTTTGGTACTGCAATTACTTTTTGTGCTATATCGAAAAAAGGAGATTATTTAGGAGGGACTATAGCTCCAGGTATAAAAATTTCTAGTGAAGCTTTATTTACTAGAACAGCTAAACTTCCTAAAGTTGAAATAGCAAAACCAGAGTCTGTTATAGGTAAAAATACTATAAATAGTATTCAATCTGGACTTGTTTATGGCTATATAGGACTAGTAGACTATATAATAGAAAGAATGATTGATGAGTTAGAAGAAGATGGAAGAGTGGACACAGTAATTGGAACTGGTGGATTTTCTAAGCTTATTGCTAGTGAAAGTCGATATATAAATAAAATAGATAATTTATTAACCTTAGAAGGGTTAAGAATAATATATGAAAGAAATAAATAA